The Zalophus californianus isolate mZalCal1 chromosome X, mZalCal1.pri.v2, whole genome shotgun sequence genome window below encodes:
- the HTATSF1 gene encoding HIV Tat-specific factor 1 isoform X1 has protein sequence MSGNNLDGNDEFDEQLRMQELYGDAKDGDTQKDPSGEPDSFGQQPADTPYEWDLDKKAWFPKITEDFIATYQANYGFSNDGASSSTANVQEVSARTAEEPPQRKTPEPSDPKKRGEKRKAESGWFHVEEDRNTNVYVSGLPPDITVDEFIQLMSKFGIIMRDPQTEEFKVKLYKDNQGNLKGDGLCCYLKRESVDLALKLLDEDEIRGYKLHVEVAKFQLKGEYDASKKKKKCKDYKKKLSLQQKQLDWRPERRAGPSRMRHERVVIIKNMFHPMDFEDDPLVLNEIREDLRVECSKFGQIRKLLLFDRHPDGVASVSFRDPEEADYCIQTLDGRWFGGRQITAQAWDGTTDYQVEETTREREERLRGWEAFLNAPEANRGLRRSNSVCALERAGPSRVRHFSEHPSTSKMNAQEATNAMAFEEPIDEKKFEKTEDGGEFEGDASEKDARESGPEKEAEEGCPQKESEEGCLKTESEEGCPKREREEDYPERESGEGSPEKEFEEGSPKTESKENGPERESKKKRLKNDYEENGLEKESDQDGPSKEYEEDESPQKESDEDDSERESEEDCSEKQFEDGSEKEFEENGLEKDFDEDGSDREFGENILGREFEDNDSDKSEFGDSSSERVFEEEVSEREFDEESDDKEEGEDTYEKVFDDESDDKEDEDYAEEKGLEDADEKMFEDSDDKEDEEEGVEVKEDEDVDEKMFEEDDSNGKLFDDEDSSEKLFDDSDERGTVRGVGNVKDEGPLSTGSSFVLSSDDDVDDI, from the exons ATGAGCGGCAACAACTTGGATGGGAACGACGAGTTTGATGAGCAGTTGCGAATGCAGGAATTGTACGGCGACGCCAAGGACGGCGACACCCAGAAGGATCCCAGTGGAGAGCCCGATTCTTTCGGGCAGCAGCCGGCTGACACCCCGTACGAGTGGGACCTGGACAAGAAGGCTTGGTTCCCCAAG ATCACTGAAGATTTCATTGCTACATATCAGGCCAATTATGGCTTTTCTAATGATGGGGCATCTAGCTCTACTGCAAATGTACAAGAAGTCAGCGCTAGGACTGCAGAAGAACCTCCGCAAAGAAAAACCCCTGAACCCAGTGATCCcaaaaagaggggagaaaagagaaaggccgAATCAG gtTGGTTTCAcgttgaagaagacagaaatacaaatgtataTGTGTCTG GTTTGCCTCCAGACATTACAGTGGATGAATTTATACAGCTCATGTCCAAGTTTGGCATTATTATGAGAGATCCTCAAACGGAAGAATTTAAGGTCAAACTTTACAAAGATAATCAAGGAAATCTTAAAGGAGATGGTCTTTGCTGTTATTTGAAG AGGGAATCTGTGGATCTCGCGTTAAAACTCTTGGATGAAGATGAAATTAGAGGCTACAAATTACATGTTGAAGTGGCAAAGTTCCAACTGAAGGGGGAATATGATGcttcaaagaagaagaagaagtgcaAAGACTACAAGAAAAAGCTGTCTCTGCAACagaa GCAGTTGGACTGGAGACCTGAGAGACGAGCCGGCCCATCCCGGATGCGGCACGAGCGAGTTGTCATCATCAAAAATATGTTCCATCCGATGGATTTTGAG GATGACCCATTGGTGCTGaatgaaatcagagaagaccttCGAGTAGAGTGTTCAAAGTTTGGACAAATTAGGAAGCTCCTTCTCTTTGAT aGACACCCAGATGGTGTGGCCTCTGTGTCCTTCAGGGATCCAGAGGAAGCTGATTATTGTATTCAAACTCTCGATGGAAGGTGGTTTGGTGGCCGTCAAATCACTGCCCAGGCGTGGGATGGAACTACAGATTATCAG GTGGAAGAGACCacaagagaaagggaggaaaggctGAGAGGATGGGAGGCTTTCCTCAATGCTCCCGAGGCCAACAGAGGCCTCCGGCGTTCGAATTCCGTTTGTGCTTTGGAAAGGGCAGGGCCTTCTAGAGTAAGGCATTTTTCAGAGCACCCTAGCACATCTAAAATGAATGCACAAGAAGCCACAAATGCAATGGCATTCGAAGAACCTATCGAtgaaaagaagtttgaaaaaaccGAAGATGGGGGAGAATTTGAAGGAGATGCTTCTGAAAAAGATGCCAGAGAGAGTGGCCCCGAGAAAGAGGCTGAAGAAGGCTGCCCCCAGAAAGAATCTGAAGAAGGCTGCCTCAAAACAGAGTCTGAGGAAGGCTGCCCCAAAAGAGAGCGTGAAGAAGACTACCCTGAGAGAGAGTCCGGAGaaggcagtcctgagaaagaGTTCGAAGAGGGTAGTCCTAAAACAGAGTCTAAAGAGAATGGCCCCGAACGGGAATCCAAAAAGAAGAGGCTCAAAAATGATTATGAAGAGAATGGTCTTGAAAAGGAATCTGACCAAGACGGCCCCAGCAAGGAGTATGAAGAGGATGAGAGCCCCCAAAAGGAGTCTGATGAAGACGACTCGGAAAGGGAGTCCGAAGAAGACTGCTCTGAAAAGCAGTTTGAAGACGGCTCCgagaaagaatttgaagagaaCGGCCTTGAGAAGGATTTTGACGAGGACGGCTCCGACAGGGAGTTTGGTGAAAACATTCTCGGTAGGGAGTTCGAAGACAATGACTCTGACAAATCGGAATTTGGAGATAGCAGCTCCGAAAGAGTGTTTGAGGAGGAGGTCTCCGAGAGAGAGTTTGACGAAGAGTCCGATgacaaggaagaaggggaagacaCATACGAAAAGGTGTTTGATGACGAGTCAGACGACAAGGAGGACGAAGACTACGCAGAGGAAAAGGGGCTCGAAGACGCTGACGAGAAGATGTTCGAAGACTCGGATGACAAAGAGGACGAGGAAGAAGGAGTAGAGGTAAAGGAAGATGAAGACGTGGACGAAAAGATGTTCGAAGAGGATGATTCCAACGGGAAGCTGTTTGACGACGAGGATTCTAGTGAGAAGCTGTTTGACGACTCTGACGAGAGAGGGACAGTGAGGGGCGTGGGGAATGTGAAAG
- the HTATSF1 gene encoding HIV Tat-specific factor 1 isoform X2: MSGNNLDGNDEFDEQLRMQELYGDAKDGDTQKDPSGEPDSFGQQPADTPYEWDLDKKAWFPKITEDFIATYQANYGFSNDGASSSTANVQEVSARTAEEPPQRKTPEPSDPKKRGEKRKAESGWFHVEEDRNTNVYVSGLPPDITVDEFIQLMSKFGIIMRDPQTEEFKVKLYKDNQGNLKGDGLCCYLKRESVDLALKLLDEDEIRGYKLHVEVAKFQLKGEYDASKKKKKCKDYKKKLSLQQKQLDWRPERRAGPSRMRHERVVIIKNMFHPMDFERHPDGVASVSFRDPEEADYCIQTLDGRWFGGRQITAQAWDGTTDYQVEETTREREERLRGWEAFLNAPEANRGLRRSNSVCALERAGPSRVRHFSEHPSTSKMNAQEATNAMAFEEPIDEKKFEKTEDGGEFEGDASEKDARESGPEKEAEEGCPQKESEEGCLKTESEEGCPKREREEDYPERESGEGSPEKEFEEGSPKTESKENGPERESKKKRLKNDYEENGLEKESDQDGPSKEYEEDESPQKESDEDDSERESEEDCSEKQFEDGSEKEFEENGLEKDFDEDGSDREFGENILGREFEDNDSDKSEFGDSSSERVFEEEVSEREFDEESDDKEEGEDTYEKVFDDESDDKEDEDYAEEKGLEDADEKMFEDSDDKEDEEEGVEVKEDEDVDEKMFEEDDSNGKLFDDEDSSEKLFDDSDERGTVRGVGNVKDEGPLSTGSSFVLSSDDDVDDI; encoded by the exons ATGAGCGGCAACAACTTGGATGGGAACGACGAGTTTGATGAGCAGTTGCGAATGCAGGAATTGTACGGCGACGCCAAGGACGGCGACACCCAGAAGGATCCCAGTGGAGAGCCCGATTCTTTCGGGCAGCAGCCGGCTGACACCCCGTACGAGTGGGACCTGGACAAGAAGGCTTGGTTCCCCAAG ATCACTGAAGATTTCATTGCTACATATCAGGCCAATTATGGCTTTTCTAATGATGGGGCATCTAGCTCTACTGCAAATGTACAAGAAGTCAGCGCTAGGACTGCAGAAGAACCTCCGCAAAGAAAAACCCCTGAACCCAGTGATCCcaaaaagaggggagaaaagagaaaggccgAATCAG gtTGGTTTCAcgttgaagaagacagaaatacaaatgtataTGTGTCTG GTTTGCCTCCAGACATTACAGTGGATGAATTTATACAGCTCATGTCCAAGTTTGGCATTATTATGAGAGATCCTCAAACGGAAGAATTTAAGGTCAAACTTTACAAAGATAATCAAGGAAATCTTAAAGGAGATGGTCTTTGCTGTTATTTGAAG AGGGAATCTGTGGATCTCGCGTTAAAACTCTTGGATGAAGATGAAATTAGAGGCTACAAATTACATGTTGAAGTGGCAAAGTTCCAACTGAAGGGGGAATATGATGcttcaaagaagaagaagaagtgcaAAGACTACAAGAAAAAGCTGTCTCTGCAACagaa GCAGTTGGACTGGAGACCTGAGAGACGAGCCGGCCCATCCCGGATGCGGCACGAGCGAGTTGTCATCATCAAAAATATGTTCCATCCGATGGATTTTGAG aGACACCCAGATGGTGTGGCCTCTGTGTCCTTCAGGGATCCAGAGGAAGCTGATTATTGTATTCAAACTCTCGATGGAAGGTGGTTTGGTGGCCGTCAAATCACTGCCCAGGCGTGGGATGGAACTACAGATTATCAG GTGGAAGAGACCacaagagaaagggaggaaaggctGAGAGGATGGGAGGCTTTCCTCAATGCTCCCGAGGCCAACAGAGGCCTCCGGCGTTCGAATTCCGTTTGTGCTTTGGAAAGGGCAGGGCCTTCTAGAGTAAGGCATTTTTCAGAGCACCCTAGCACATCTAAAATGAATGCACAAGAAGCCACAAATGCAATGGCATTCGAAGAACCTATCGAtgaaaagaagtttgaaaaaaccGAAGATGGGGGAGAATTTGAAGGAGATGCTTCTGAAAAAGATGCCAGAGAGAGTGGCCCCGAGAAAGAGGCTGAAGAAGGCTGCCCCCAGAAAGAATCTGAAGAAGGCTGCCTCAAAACAGAGTCTGAGGAAGGCTGCCCCAAAAGAGAGCGTGAAGAAGACTACCCTGAGAGAGAGTCCGGAGaaggcagtcctgagaaagaGTTCGAAGAGGGTAGTCCTAAAACAGAGTCTAAAGAGAATGGCCCCGAACGGGAATCCAAAAAGAAGAGGCTCAAAAATGATTATGAAGAGAATGGTCTTGAAAAGGAATCTGACCAAGACGGCCCCAGCAAGGAGTATGAAGAGGATGAGAGCCCCCAAAAGGAGTCTGATGAAGACGACTCGGAAAGGGAGTCCGAAGAAGACTGCTCTGAAAAGCAGTTTGAAGACGGCTCCgagaaagaatttgaagagaaCGGCCTTGAGAAGGATTTTGACGAGGACGGCTCCGACAGGGAGTTTGGTGAAAACATTCTCGGTAGGGAGTTCGAAGACAATGACTCTGACAAATCGGAATTTGGAGATAGCAGCTCCGAAAGAGTGTTTGAGGAGGAGGTCTCCGAGAGAGAGTTTGACGAAGAGTCCGATgacaaggaagaaggggaagacaCATACGAAAAGGTGTTTGATGACGAGTCAGACGACAAGGAGGACGAAGACTACGCAGAGGAAAAGGGGCTCGAAGACGCTGACGAGAAGATGTTCGAAGACTCGGATGACAAAGAGGACGAGGAAGAAGGAGTAGAGGTAAAGGAAGATGAAGACGTGGACGAAAAGATGTTCGAAGAGGATGATTCCAACGGGAAGCTGTTTGACGACGAGGATTCTAGTGAGAAGCTGTTTGACGACTCTGACGAGAGAGGGACAGTGAGGGGCGTGGGGAATGTGAAAG
- the BRS3 gene encoding bombesin receptor subtype-3: MSQRQPQSPNETLIPITNDTESSSSLIPNDTTNKGRTGDNSPGIEALCAIYITYAVIISVGILGNAILIKVFFKTKSMQTVPNIFITSLAFGDLLLLLTCVPVDATHYLAEGWLFGRIGCKVLSFIRLTSVGVSVFTLTILSADRYKAIVKPLERQPPNAILKTCAKAGCVWIVSMIIALPEAIFSNVYTLQDPNKNMTLEACTSYPVSEKLMQEIHSLLCFLVFYIIPLSIISVYYSLIARTLYKSTLNIPTEEQSHARKQIESRKRIAKTVLVLVALFALCWLPNHLLYLYHSFTYQTYVDPSAIHFIVTIFSRVLAFSNSCVNPFALYWLSKTFQQHFKAQLLCCKAELPDPPPADTPLNNLAVMGRVPGAGSSQVSEISVTLFAGCNVKKEDDRV, encoded by the exons ATGTCTCAAAGACAGCCACAGTCACCTAATGAGACTTTAATTCCAATCACAAATGACACAGAATCATCAAGCTCTCTCATTCCTAATGATACCACAAATAAAGGACGGACCGGAGACAACTCTCCAGGAATAGAAGCTCTGTGTGCCATCTACATCACTTATGCTGTGATCATTTCAGTGGGCATCCTTGGAAATGCTATTCTCATCAAAGTCTTTTTCAAGACTAAATCCATGCAAACCGttccaaatattttcatcaccagCCTGGCTTTTGGAGATCTGCTACTTCTGCTAACTTGTGTGCCAGTGGATGCAACCCACTACCTTGCAGAAGGATGGCTGTTCGGGAGAATTGGCTGTAAGGTGCTTTCTTTTATCCGGCTCACTTCTGTTGGTGTATCAGTGTTCACGTTAACAATTCTCAGCGCTGACAG ATACAAGGCGATTGTGAAGCCACTGGAGCGGCAGCCCCCCAACGCCATCCTGAAGACCTGTGCCAAAGCTGGCTGCGTCTGGATTGTGTCTATGATCATTGCTCTGCCAGAGgctatattttcaaatgtatatacTCTTCAAGATCCCAACAAAAATATGACACTTGAAGCGTGTACCTCTTATCCTGTTTCTGAGAAGCTCATGCAAGAGATACATTCTCTGCTGTGCTTCTTGGTGTTCTATATTATCCCACTCTCGATTATCTCTGTCTATTATTCTCTGATTGCTAGGACTCTTTACAAAAGTACCTTGAACATCCCTACTGAGGAACAAAGCCATGCCCGCAAGCAG ATCGAATCCCGGAAGAGAATTGCCAAAACCGTACTGGTGCTGGTAGCTCTGTTTGCTCTCTGCTGGTTGCCGAATCACCTCTTGTACCTCTACCACTCATTCACCTATCAAACCTACGTGGACCCCTCTGCCATTCATTTTATTGTCACCATTTTCTCTCGGGTTCTGGCTTTCAGCAATTCTTGTGTAAACCCCTTTGCTCTTTACTGGCTGAGCAAAACCTTCCAGCAGCATTTTAAAGCTCAGTTACTCTGTTGCAAGGCAGAGCTGCCCGACCCTCCTCCCGCCGATACCCCCCTTAACAACCTGGCTGTGATGGGAAGGGTCCCAGGCGCTGGAAGCTCGCAGGTGTCTGAAATTAGTGTGACCTTGTTCGCTGGGTGCAATGTGAAGAAGGAAGATGACAGAGTCTag